One window of Neochlamydia sp. AcF84 genomic DNA carries:
- a CDS encoding efflux RND transporter permease subunit has product MILSDLSIKRPTFISMITFGLVIFGLLAYKELGVDLYPKIDFPIITIISSLPGADPESIEKTVTEVIEEGVATLNSIKHLRSTSAEGVSQIVVEFDLEKNIDIAYQEIQAKLGAIRKELPSDLQEIVIGKFDIDSAPIMALLVSGDLPIQQLSYLADKSIKDRLQQVSGVGQIKLIGKQERTIWISLDPYKMEGFSVTVQDISNALKAQHIELPGGRISSSSHELAVKTKAEWEEIKNLKDIVVAYRHGYPVTLADIGHIEDGWEEPRTLARLNHQQAIALLITRQSGTNTVNVAQALKKTIEEIRQELRPQGINVEIAQDLSIFIEHSMEDINFHLIFGGLLAVIIVFLFLRDLKITMISALAIPISVISTFILLRMVGFTLNNMTMLALSLSIGILIDDAIVVVENIYRHLKRGKSAKEAAAIGTQEIGLAAFAITMSIVAVFLPVAFMKGIIGRFFYQFGITVTFAVLISLFVAFTLTPMLASRFLTLHISTGKLALGIERALDSLDRVYTNLLSKALKYSKTTLLLAISLLIGTLFLGKYLRSEFIPLEDRSEFFIKVNVPLGSSLAVTDEAIRKILQDISPQPWVKYTFTTIGSDSFNRVNEGTVYVKMTDKESRSLSQAEAMKFAREKLSSLPHIITSIEPVPAIAGGGRRNAAIQLDIKGANLEKIDQIANQIKNHLEETPGYVDVDTSYEKGKPEIEISIKRDEATALGVLPIFIAQEIKALVGGLEVSKFRSNGERYNISLRLNEEFRSKPQDILQLSVKNSKGNLIKLSSLVNIKEKRGPVQINRYNRARFISVFSNLQEGKKVLGEAINEINSFISQIKMPLGYRTSFSGAAESMKESFQHLILALLLAVVITYMVLASQFESFVQPLVIMLSLPFSIIGALGILLITDMTLSIFTIIGIIMLLGLVTKNAILLVDYINTLRTRDGMDRREAIMLAGPTRLRPILMTTLAMIFGMLPIAFGHGPGSESQAPMAMAIIGGLSTSMLLTLIIVPIAYLIAEDLPEKTSQLFKKLCKRKTRSAKSS; this is encoded by the coding sequence GTGATTTTGTCTGACCTATCGATCAAGCGACCCACTTTTATTTCTATGATTACCTTTGGCTTAGTAATTTTTGGGTTACTTGCCTATAAAGAGCTGGGCGTGGATCTTTATCCTAAAATCGACTTTCCCATCATCACCATTATCTCATCTCTTCCCGGTGCCGACCCTGAAAGCATAGAAAAAACAGTAACCGAGGTTATCGAAGAAGGCGTCGCTACCCTTAACTCTATTAAGCATCTTCGTTCAACTAGCGCTGAAGGGGTATCCCAGATAGTGGTAGAATTCGATTTAGAAAAAAATATTGATATTGCCTATCAAGAAATACAAGCTAAGTTAGGGGCAATTAGAAAAGAGCTACCAAGCGATCTTCAAGAGATAGTGATAGGAAAATTTGATATTGATTCCGCTCCTATTATGGCTCTCCTTGTTTCTGGAGATTTACCTATTCAGCAATTATCTTACCTTGCAGATAAGAGCATAAAAGATAGGCTTCAACAAGTTTCCGGAGTAGGTCAAATTAAACTTATTGGTAAACAAGAACGTACCATTTGGATCTCCTTGGACCCTTATAAAATGGAAGGATTTTCTGTCACCGTGCAAGATATTTCTAATGCCCTTAAAGCCCAACATATTGAGCTGCCAGGCGGGCGTATATCTTCTTCTTCGCACGAATTGGCTGTTAAAACAAAGGCTGAGTGGGAAGAGATAAAAAATTTGAAGGATATTGTTGTTGCTTACCGCCATGGTTATCCTGTGACACTAGCTGATATAGGACATATTGAAGATGGGTGGGAAGAGCCAAGAACTTTAGCTAGATTAAATCATCAACAAGCTATTGCTCTTCTTATTACAAGGCAATCTGGCACAAATACAGTGAATGTAGCCCAAGCTCTTAAAAAAACTATTGAAGAGATCCGGCAAGAGCTAAGACCCCAAGGCATTAATGTAGAGATTGCGCAAGATCTGTCCATCTTTATTGAACATTCTATGGAAGATATTAATTTTCACCTAATATTTGGAGGCCTATTAGCAGTCATCATCGTTTTCTTATTCCTAAGAGACTTAAAGATTACAATGATTAGCGCTTTAGCAATTCCCATCAGCGTTATTTCAACTTTTATTCTTTTACGTATGGTAGGCTTTACACTAAACAATATGACCATGCTAGCTCTGTCTTTATCGATTGGAATTTTAATAGATGATGCTATCGTAGTCGTAGAAAATATCTATCGCCATTTAAAAAGGGGGAAATCTGCTAAAGAAGCTGCAGCGATAGGTACTCAAGAGATTGGATTAGCTGCTTTTGCTATTACAATGTCTATCGTTGCTGTATTTTTGCCTGTGGCCTTTATGAAAGGCATTATTGGCCGCTTTTTCTACCAATTTGGTATCACCGTAACCTTTGCTGTTTTAATTAGCCTTTTTGTTGCCTTCACGCTCACCCCCATGCTTGCTTCTCGTTTTCTTACCCTACACATATCTACAGGCAAGCTAGCATTAGGGATAGAAAGAGCACTTGATAGCTTAGACAGAGTTTATACAAACCTTTTATCGAAAGCTCTCAAGTACAGTAAGACCACTCTCCTGCTAGCCATTAGCTTACTTATAGGCACTCTATTTTTAGGAAAATACCTTCGCTCTGAATTTATTCCTTTAGAAGATCGCAGTGAGTTTTTTATAAAAGTCAACGTTCCTTTAGGTTCCTCATTAGCCGTGACGGATGAGGCCATAAGAAAAATCCTTCAAGATATTTCTCCGCAACCATGGGTTAAATATACTTTCACTACTATAGGAAGCGATAGTTTCAATAGAGTAAATGAAGGCACTGTATATGTCAAAATGACCGATAAAGAGAGCCGCTCTTTAAGCCAAGCAGAAGCGATGAAGTTTGCTCGTGAGAAATTGTCTTCTTTACCTCATATTATAACAAGTATAGAACCTGTTCCCGCTATAGCGGGGGGTGGTCGAAGAAATGCTGCCATTCAACTAGATATCAAAGGGGCAAACCTTGAAAAGATTGACCAGATTGCTAATCAGATCAAAAATCATTTAGAAGAAACTCCTGGTTATGTAGATGTAGACACATCCTATGAAAAAGGCAAACCTGAGATCGAAATTTCTATTAAGCGTGATGAAGCAACTGCTCTAGGGGTCCTACCTATCTTTATCGCCCAGGAAATTAAAGCTCTCGTTGGCGGCTTAGAGGTCAGCAAATTCCGTAGCAATGGAGAGCGTTATAATATCAGCTTGCGGCTAAATGAAGAATTCCGTAGCAAGCCTCAAGATATCCTCCAGCTTTCTGTAAAAAATAGTAAAGGAAATTTAATCAAACTAAGCAGCCTAGTCAATATTAAAGAAAAGCGCGGGCCTGTCCAGATTAATCGTTATAATCGGGCAAGATTTATTTCGGTTTTTAGTAACCTACAAGAAGGAAAAAAAGTTCTTGGTGAGGCCATTAACGAAATAAATAGTTTTATATCCCAGATAAAAATGCCTTTAGGCTACCGTACAAGTTTTTCAGGCGCTGCAGAATCGATGAAAGAATCTTTTCAGCATTTAATTTTGGCTTTGCTGCTGGCCGTAGTCATTACCTATATGGTTCTCGCTTCCCAATTTGAGAGTTTTGTACAACCCTTAGTTATCATGCTATCGCTTCCCTTCTCTATCATAGGAGCCTTAGGAATACTGCTCATAACGGATATGACCCTAAGCATCTTTACAATTATAGGCATTATCATGTTGCTAGGATTGGTAACAAAAAATGCCATTTTACTTGTTGACTATATCAACACTTTAAGAACACGCGATGGTATGGATAGAAGAGAAGCTATAATGCTAGCGGGTCCTACTCGTTTACGCCCTATTCTAATGACAACCTTGGCCATGATTTTTGGAATGCTACCTATTGCTTTTGGCCATGGGCCTGGCTCTGAATCTCAAGCTCCTATGGCGATGGCTATCATCGGCGGCCTTTCAACCTCTATGCTACTCACCCTGATTATAGTGCCCATCGCTTATTTGATTGCCGAGGATCTACCTGAAAAGACAAGCCAGCTTTTTAAGAAACTTTGTAAACGCAAAACTCGCTCAGCAAAAAGCTCTTAA
- a CDS encoding efflux RND transporter periplasmic adaptor subunit, producing MMRNKFVHFLFVTLIIQGALRGEEICAIGHIQPSSKSLIGAQVSGRVEKVLVEVGDKVVKNQPLVQLDRNYYEIELALKTAALEGAKVELSDAEKNFLRMQKLWERPDGQLPSISLKKYEEAKSKYDHSLIHVKQFQEDLKRTQLYWEETTIKAPFEGIITKKLVDVGEYITVQPVTSMVEIQALNPLYLEFSIPQVYASTLSVGTPVSFEIDGTHLDYPHAQIDLFYPNLDETTHSLRCRAILDNRDYKIRPGSLARVIIKAGQVANNL from the coding sequence ATGATGAGAAATAAATTTGTTCATTTTCTTTTTGTGACATTAATAATTCAAGGTGCCTTAAGAGGAGAAGAAATCTGCGCAATAGGACATATACAGCCTTCTTCTAAAAGCTTAATAGGAGCCCAGGTATCAGGAAGAGTGGAAAAAGTTTTAGTCGAAGTGGGAGACAAAGTAGTAAAAAACCAGCCTCTAGTTCAACTAGATAGAAATTATTACGAGATAGAATTAGCGCTAAAAACAGCGGCATTAGAAGGCGCTAAAGTGGAGCTTTCTGATGCCGAGAAAAATTTTCTCCGCATGCAAAAGCTATGGGAAAGACCAGATGGACAATTACCTTCTATCTCTTTAAAAAAATATGAAGAAGCCAAAAGCAAATACGATCATTCTCTTATCCATGTAAAACAATTTCAAGAAGACTTAAAGCGTACTCAGTTATATTGGGAAGAAACTACTATTAAGGCCCCTTTTGAAGGAATTATTACAAAAAAACTTGTAGATGTAGGGGAATACATTACCGTGCAACCCGTCACCAGCATGGTTGAAATCCAAGCTTTAAATCCTCTTTATCTTGAATTTTCTATTCCGCAAGTGTATGCATCCACCCTAAGCGTGGGTACTCCCGTTAGCTTTGAAATTGATGGAACCCATCTAGATTACCCTCATGCTCAAATAGACCTTTTTTATCCAAACCTAGACGAAACTACACATTCATTGCGATGTCGCGCCATCCTTGATAACCGCGATTATAAAATTCGTCCCGGATCTCTTGCCCGAGTAATCATTAAAGCAGGTCAAGTAGCAAATAACCTTTAA
- a CDS encoding TolC family protein, with protein MMLIFKVLVCYLLVTFSSIYGTLTLEECCDLALNHSETLTVAELKALIEKDRTREAYGLHLPQMTAQIDFLTKGNLKRVRHQERTKNARVSLVIPLYSFGHSTHTINAQKSREESSFIKMTTARQKILHATNHAYFTLAEAQKIILIIKESIRSLKGQLRISKDFAEQGLIHENEILIVELELALRQQDLLQAQSNVSIAATQLNRLIGYPLDRQAVVIDLLEPMPYYANLNQLLEEARSNHPHLKALQADIKAARSILTAEKGKLYPSIYGYTNYSTSDNYALPYRHGLDAGIGIHLSLYDGGATWAKLRRLRKEMLELEQQYIAAEKDMELYIRTAFFSVENAIQKIPLAMKAIQVAEYNLNLVKNHFAEGLITNEDLMIDEEKLLHARHNYYQTLCQYYKAKADLAYAVGLNFL; from the coding sequence ATGATGCTTATCTTCAAGGTGCTTGTATGCTATTTACTCGTAACATTTTCTTCTATATATGGTACTTTAACGCTTGAAGAATGTTGTGATCTAGCCCTAAACCATAGCGAGACGCTAACGGTTGCCGAGCTTAAAGCTCTGATTGAGAAAGACCGTACCCGCGAAGCTTACGGCCTACACCTTCCCCAGATGACCGCACAAATAGACTTTCTTACAAAGGGAAATTTGAAGAGGGTGCGGCATCAAGAACGCACGAAAAATGCTCGAGTTTCTCTTGTTATTCCTCTCTACAGCTTTGGGCATTCAACCCACACTATTAATGCTCAGAAAAGTAGAGAAGAGTCATCTTTTATTAAGATGACTACAGCTCGCCAAAAGATTTTACACGCTACCAATCATGCCTATTTTACTTTAGCAGAAGCACAAAAAATTATCTTAATCATTAAAGAATCCATCCGATCTTTAAAAGGCCAATTACGGATCAGCAAAGATTTTGCAGAACAAGGTCTTATTCATGAAAATGAAATTTTAATAGTAGAATTAGAATTAGCTCTCAGGCAGCAAGATTTATTACAAGCTCAGAGTAACGTATCAATAGCAGCTACCCAACTAAATCGCTTAATTGGATACCCTTTAGATCGGCAAGCCGTAGTTATAGATCTACTTGAGCCGATGCCTTACTATGCAAACCTTAACCAGCTGTTAGAAGAAGCACGCAGCAATCATCCTCATTTAAAAGCTCTACAAGCAGATATTAAAGCCGCTCGCTCTATCCTTACAGCCGAGAAAGGAAAGCTCTACCCTTCCATTTATGGCTATACGAATTATAGCACCTCCGATAACTATGCTCTCCCCTATAGGCATGGTTTAGATGCGGGCATAGGTATCCACTTATCTCTCTATGATGGGGGAGCTACATGGGCAAAGCTTAGACGCTTAAGAAAAGAGATGCTTGAACTGGAACAGCAATATATCGCTGCAGAAAAAGATATGGAATTATACATACGTACAGCTTTTTTTAGCGTTGAGAATGCCATTCAAAAGATTCCTCTTGCTATGAAAGCTATCCAGGTTGCTGAATACAATCTAAATCTGGTAAAGAACCACTTTGCTGAAGGCCTTATCACCAATGAAGATCTTATGATAGATGAAGAAAAACTGCTACACGCACGCCATAATTATTATCAAACGCTCTGCCAGTATTATAAAGCTAAAGCCGATCTGGCTTATGCTGTCGGCCTCAATTTTTTATAA
- a CDS encoding C39 family peptidase codes for MDCSESSLLKNMRTLHASFTNIQEHKVSFDLAAHHSINLNVKGLSQVTLPDERHMRLCSPTSTTAVINYLSPGLHLSALTFADHVKDSAFDIYGNWLLNTAEASNLLGPSWHSYVARLNNFNQIMENLSRGFPVVVSIKGPLMGSASPYSSGHLIVVKGYEAEKQQVLCMDPAFPTDQSTLVSYNLKDFLVAWNRRKGIAYLFYR; via the coding sequence GTGGATTGCAGCGAAAGCTCTCTACTGAAAAACATGCGTACGCTACATGCCAGCTTCACTAATATTCAAGAGCATAAGGTTAGTTTTGATTTAGCCGCACATCATTCTATTAATCTAAATGTTAAGGGATTGTCTCAAGTTACATTGCCTGATGAACGCCATATGAGACTTTGTTCGCCTACCTCAACAACAGCTGTAATTAATTATTTGTCACCAGGTCTCCATCTATCCGCTCTAACTTTTGCCGATCATGTTAAAGACTCAGCGTTTGATATTTATGGAAATTGGCTCTTGAATACTGCTGAGGCATCTAATCTTCTCGGCCCCTCATGGCATAGCTATGTCGCCAGGCTAAATAATTTTAATCAAATTATGGAGAATCTTAGCAGAGGCTTTCCCGTGGTAGTGAGTATAAAAGGCCCTTTAATGGGTAGTGCCTCCCCCTATAGCTCGGGCCATTTAATTGTGGTCAAAGGTTATGAAGCAGAAAAGCAGCAAGTACTATGCATGGACCCAGCTTTTCCTACTGATCAAAGCACCCTGGTAAGCTATAATCTCAAAGATTTTCTAGTAGCCTGGAACAGAAGAAAAGGAATAGCTTATTTATTTTATAGATAA
- a CDS encoding DEAD/DEAH box helicase gives MTFSELNLHAGILKTLENEGLTTPTPIQLKAIPKVLAGYDLRASAQTGTGKTAAFLLPALNRLTTPSALAGQGPRILILVPTRELAMQVAEEARRFSANLSRVKTVCIYGGAPYPLQNRELSRPYEILVATPGRLIDHMSRGRINFNRIEMLVLDEADRMLDMGFIEPVEKIAAAIPKQRQTLLFSATLKGNVLNLSNRLMNNPIEISVISENSRHENIEQRLHFVDDMHHKSRLLDHLLNDPSVNQAIIFTATKRFADQLVDILYENGHPAAALHGDMNQRQRSKTIMRLRDGEIRVLVATDVAARGIDVQTISHVINFDLPTNAEDYVHRIGRTGRAGAKGIALSFAASKDMRLVRQIEQFTGYTITPSVIAGMEPKSKPSKPSSSFKQKRPFKPHFKRAQRY, from the coding sequence GATTTTAAAAACTCTTGAAAATGAAGGGCTTACAACTCCCACCCCTATCCAATTAAAAGCTATCCCGAAAGTATTAGCCGGCTACGACTTGCGCGCATCCGCTCAAACGGGTACCGGCAAAACCGCCGCTTTCCTTTTACCTGCTCTAAACCGCTTAACTACCCCCTCTGCGCTTGCTGGGCAAGGACCACGCATATTAATTTTAGTGCCTACGCGCGAGCTAGCCATGCAAGTGGCCGAAGAAGCTAGACGCTTTAGTGCAAATTTATCAAGAGTAAAAACAGTATGCATTTACGGAGGAGCTCCTTATCCTCTACAAAACCGTGAGCTTTCGCGTCCTTATGAAATTTTAGTGGCAACGCCTGGAAGACTTATTGACCATATGAGCCGTGGTCGTATTAATTTTAATCGGATCGAAATGCTTGTTCTTGATGAGGCAGATCGTATGCTTGATATGGGATTTATCGAACCTGTGGAGAAAATAGCGGCAGCTATTCCTAAACAAAGGCAAACCCTTCTTTTCTCTGCTACTCTTAAAGGAAATGTATTAAATCTTTCCAATCGTTTAATGAATAATCCTATAGAAATTAGCGTGATTTCTGAAAATTCTCGCCATGAAAACATTGAACAAAGACTTCATTTCGTCGACGATATGCATCATAAAAGCCGCCTTTTGGATCACTTATTAAATGATCCATCCGTTAACCAAGCTATCATTTTTACGGCAACCAAGCGTTTTGCAGACCAGCTTGTTGATATTCTCTATGAAAATGGACACCCTGCTGCAGCCCTGCATGGAGACATGAATCAAAGGCAGCGTTCAAAGACAATCATGCGTTTGCGTGATGGCGAGATAAGAGTGTTGGTTGCTACCGATGTAGCAGCACGCGGTATCGATGTACAAACAATTAGCCATGTCATTAATTTTGACCTTCCTACTAATGCAGAAGATTATGTGCACCGTATAGGGAGGACAGGAAGAGCAGGGGCCAAAGGTATTGCACTTTCATTTGCAGCTTCTAAAGACATGCGTCTTGTTCGCCAAATTGAGCAATTTACTGGTTATACAATTACGCCTTCAGTGATAGCTGGCATGGAGCCTAAATCAAAGCCTAGCAAGCCTTCTTCATCGTTTAAGCAAAAAAGGCCATTCAAACCGCATTTTAAGCGTGCTCAGCGCTATTAA